The Enterococcus sp. 7F3_DIV0205 genome has a window encoding:
- the licT gene encoding BglG family transcription antiterminator LicT — protein MEVKKVINNNIIKSLDADGLEVLVMGKGIGFKKNIGDVIEDTLIEKVYTSNADLNTNKLTQLLANVRLEHLQVANEIIGFAKVSLGKKLNENIYLTLTDHIDYAIERHSSGLPVRNALLWEIKRFYNHEYLIGKEALNMISNRLGIVLPEDEAGFIALHIVNAELDLSQVSQVSEMTKVIQKIINIVKYHYKTDLDEYTLNYERFITHLKFFVQRLFSGIELDKDKDEGFLFMLKEKYQEEYLCALKIREYISKEFGRDLQEDEMIYLTIHIRRITNN, from the coding sequence ATGGAAGTAAAAAAAGTAATCAATAATAATATTATAAAGTCTCTTGATGCTGACGGGCTTGAAGTGCTAGTGATGGGTAAAGGGATTGGCTTTAAGAAAAATATCGGTGATGTCATTGAGGATACTCTTATAGAAAAAGTGTATACAAGCAATGCCGATTTAAATACAAATAAGCTTACTCAGCTATTAGCAAACGTTCGTTTAGAGCATCTACAGGTGGCAAATGAAATTATTGGTTTTGCTAAAGTTTCCTTAGGCAAAAAGTTGAACGAAAATATCTACCTGACGCTGACAGATCATATCGATTATGCGATTGAGCGTCACAGTAGCGGCTTACCTGTTAGAAATGCACTTCTTTGGGAGATCAAACGTTTTTACAATCATGAATACTTGATAGGAAAAGAAGCGTTGAATATGATTTCCAATCGTCTGGGAATTGTGTTGCCTGAAGATGAAGCAGGTTTTATTGCATTGCATATTGTTAATGCAGAACTTGATTTATCCCAAGTTAGCCAAGTCTCTGAAATGACAAAAGTCATTCAAAAAATCATCAATATTGTTAAGTATCATTATAAAACTGATTTAGATGAATACACATTAAATTATGAGCGGTTTATTACGCATTTAAAGTTCTTTGTACAGCGTTTATTTAGCGGTATAGAGTTAGACAAAGATAAAGACGAAGGATTCTTGTTTATGTTAAAGGAAAAATACCAAGAAGAATACCTTTGTGCATTGAAGATCCGTGAATATATCAGCAAAGAATTTGGTCGTGATTTACAAGAAGACGAGATGATTTATCTCACTATTCATATCAGAAGAATTACCAACAATTAA
- a CDS encoding tyrosine-protein phosphatase has protein sequence MQTLQVKREEDELAIYIPEIAELPVNVYYGPDSSGKTESNYIEFTEKGWQKVIDPNSKERNYFKLNINSETFIGAERRLPLRNLYNCRDMGGYLTKDGRLTSWGKVFRSDALHQIDVAGQAYIERMGVKRIIDFRSPEEIAKDPNKAILTSEMFNFNPHADVAQQASTQSVSKKDEDKIIQLEKMVKTEAGRAQLIKNRNIMIKQMEQLVLGENAIEAYKHFFEILLQDSVTPLIFHCQGGKDRTGWAAALYLGALGVGKEQIYEDYLLTDKMNAPRNAKRMAIYKKYTDNEDVLAFLASLQQTRRDYLDGAYTTVEEGYGTIEHYLKEVLEIDATQLEILRTRYLYPIE, from the coding sequence ATGCAAACACTTCAAGTGAAAAGAGAAGAAGATGAGTTAGCAATCTATATTCCTGAAATAGCTGAGCTTCCTGTAAATGTTTACTATGGACCTGATAGTTCAGGAAAAACCGAGTCTAATTATATAGAATTCACTGAAAAAGGTTGGCAAAAAGTGATTGATCCTAATTCTAAAGAGCGAAATTACTTTAAATTAAACATAAATTCAGAAACCTTTATTGGAGCTGAACGACGCTTACCATTAAGAAACTTGTATAATTGTCGTGATATGGGAGGTTATCTAACGAAAGATGGTCGTTTAACAAGTTGGGGAAAAGTCTTTCGTTCAGATGCACTTCATCAAATCGATGTGGCAGGACAAGCCTATATCGAACGTATGGGCGTTAAACGAATTATTGACTTTCGTTCACCAGAAGAGATTGCAAAAGACCCAAATAAAGCGATTTTAACCAGTGAGATGTTCAATTTCAATCCCCATGCCGATGTTGCCCAACAAGCTAGTACGCAATCAGTTTCTAAGAAAGATGAAGATAAAATCATTCAATTAGAAAAAATGGTGAAGACTGAGGCAGGTCGAGCTCAGTTAATCAAAAACCGTAACATCATGATTAAACAGATGGAACAATTAGTATTAGGAGAAAATGCTATTGAAGCATATAAACATTTTTTCGAAATACTATTACAAGATTCTGTCACACCATTGATATTCCACTGTCAAGGTGGAAAAGATCGGACTGGCTGGGCTGCAGCATTGTACTTAGGTGCACTAGGCGTTGGAAAGGAACAAATCTATGAAGATTACCTACTGACGGATAAGATGAATGCCCCGAGAAATGCTAAAAGAATGGCTATCTACAAAAAATATACTGACAATGAAGATGTTTTAGCTTTTTTAGCCTCACTTCAGCAAACCAGAAGAGACTATCTTGATGGGGCGTATACAACGGTAGAAGAAGGTTATGGTACGATAGAGCATTATTTAAAGGAAGTATTAGAGATAGATGCTACACAATTGGAGATTTTAAGAACTAGATACTTGTATCCAATCGAATAG
- a CDS encoding PTS sugar transporter subunit IIC, whose translation MSETKKSSFTNGLNVFVNKFSNNTFVKSIANGMMMTLPITIVGSLTTIIGMIPGLPEIVVKACSLGTSISSNLITIYVIIGISSAMAKEKKGDMISSIILALASFFVLTPITAFDIGKEKPAMAFELTYLGSKGIFVGMIVALVVTWVFAKMVEKRITFRMPESVPTAIAKTFEAIVPAAIIFIVVILISTAFAETKFGNVHDFIYTNLQTPLESLGGSIWSALFIMFLSELLWFFGIHGSMVVGSVIAVLFTTQAYANMEAVAAGEVATNIINSFFLDAFKGPRALALAVILVWMSRSEKFKSIGKISLVPSIFGITEPMKFGIPMIMNAVIFIPLTLSAAVCVGIAYLATIIGFLPVISVNVPKNLPTFLSGFMAAGWQGLVVQLIQFVVVLLLYLPFMKKLDSQGVADEAATLENN comes from the coding sequence ATGTCAGAAACGAAAAAAAGTTCATTTACTAATGGGTTGAACGTATTTGTCAATAAGTTTTCAAATAATACGTTTGTTAAAAGTATTGCGAATGGTATGATGATGACGCTGCCGATTACCATTGTGGGAAGTTTGACAACAATAATCGGTATGATTCCAGGTTTGCCAGAAATAGTTGTGAAGGCTTGTTCGCTTGGCACATCAATTTCAAGTAATTTAATTACGATTTATGTGATTATTGGTATTTCAAGTGCAATGGCCAAAGAGAAAAAAGGTGATATGATTTCTTCGATTATCTTAGCGTTAGCGTCGTTCTTCGTTTTAACACCAATAACTGCATTTGATATTGGTAAAGAGAAACCGGCGATGGCTTTTGAACTAACCTACCTAGGCTCAAAAGGGATTTTTGTTGGAATGATCGTTGCATTGGTTGTAACCTGGGTGTTTGCTAAGATGGTCGAAAAGCGTATCACGTTTAGAATGCCAGAGAGTGTTCCTACAGCAATCGCTAAAACATTTGAAGCAATTGTTCCTGCTGCAATTATTTTTATTGTTGTTATTCTAATAAGTACAGCATTCGCTGAGACGAAATTTGGAAATGTTCATGATTTTATTTATACGAATCTTCAAACACCACTGGAATCTTTAGGTGGTTCAATATGGTCTGCACTATTTATTATGTTCTTATCAGAATTGCTATGGTTTTTTGGTATTCATGGAAGTATGGTTGTAGGTTCTGTTATCGCTGTTTTATTTACAACACAAGCATATGCTAATATGGAAGCAGTAGCGGCTGGAGAAGTAGCGACAAATATTATCAATTCATTCTTCTTAGATGCTTTTAAAGGCCCTAGAGCTTTAGCATTAGCTGTGATTTTAGTATGGATGAGTAGAAGCGAAAAGTTCAAGTCGATTGGTAAGATCTCTTTAGTGCCTAGTATTTTTGGGATTACTGAACCAATGAAATTTGGTATTCCGATGATCATGAATGCAGTCATTTTTATTCCTTTAACTCTTTCGGCAGCTGTTTGCGTAGGAATTGCTTATTTGGCAACGATTATAGGATTTTTACCAGTTATTAGCGTGAATGTTCCTAAAAATCTGCCGACCTTCTTATCTGGTTTTATGGCCGCTGGTTGGCAAGGATTAGTCGTTCAGCTGATTCAATTTGTTGTGGTATTATTATTGTATCTGCCATTTATGAAAAAATTAGATAGTCAAGGTGTTGCTGATGAAGCCGCAACTCTTGAAAATAATTAG